A window of the Brassica napus cultivar Da-Ae chromosome C5, Da-Ae, whole genome shotgun sequence genome harbors these coding sequences:
- the LOC111199010 gene encoding uncharacterized protein LOC111199010, with amino-acid sequence MADIKGKGILYEDDDAPIKLTDQDDSHVTKEYHLSLIGKVLNPKKQNVEKLLQTVPTQWGVQERVTANDLGNGKFLINFTSEEDLKSVLEKGPFHFNYCMFVLVRWEPIVHDDYPWIIPFWVEVVGIPLHLWTVTNMKSIGGRLGMLMRILLSSQQVECLLMSTQDDL; translated from the coding sequence ATGGCGGACATTAAAGGAAAAGGAATCTTGTATGAGGATGATGATGCACCGATTAAGCTTACGGATCAAGATGATTCTCACGTCACAAAGGAGTATCATCTATCTCTGATTGGTAAAGTCCTCAATCCGAAGAAACAAAACGTGGAGAAGCTCCTACAGACAGTGCCAACACAGTGGGGAGTGCAAGAACGAGTTACTGCTAATGACTTGGGGAATGGGaagtttttaataaactttaCATCAGAGGAGGATCTAAAATCTGTACTGGAAAAGGGTCCATTCCACTTTAATTACTGCATGTTTGTCTTGGTTCGATGGGAACCCATTGTCCACGATGACTATCCCTGGATAATTCCCTTTTGGGTTGAGGTGGTTGGGATCCCTCTACACTTGTGGACGGTTACAAACATGAAGAGTATTGGTGGACGGCTTGGTATGTTAATGAGGATACTATTGAGCTCTCAGCAGGTAGAATGCTTATTGATGTCGACTCAAGACGACCTCTGA
- the LOC111206317 gene encoding DNA-binding protein DDB_G0278111-like isoform X2: MADPELEAIRQRRMQELMAQHGTQGKQGSQQNPDQERAQEDAKREADERRQMMLSQILSSQARERIARIALVKPEKARAVEDVILRAAQMGQIVEKVSEERLITLLEQINSQTSKQTKVTIQRRRGVFDD; this comes from the exons ATG GCTGATCCTGAACTAGAAGCTATTAGACAGAGGAGGATGCAAGAGCTCATGGCTCAACATGGCACT CAGGGGAAGCAAGGCAGTCAGCAGAATCCAGATCAAGAGAGAGCACAAGAAGATGCTAAAAG ggAAGCTGATGAACGTAGACAAATGATGCTTAGTCAAATATTGTCTTCCCAAGCCCGAGAGAGAA TTGCACGAATTGCACTGGTGAAACCTGAGAAAGCTAGAGCCGTAGAGGATGTTATTTTGAGGGCTGCTCAAATGGGACAGATTGTTGAgaag GTTTCTGAGGAACGGCTTATAACGCTCTTGGAACAAATAAACAGCCAAACTAGCAAACAGACAAAAGTCACG ATCCAGAGGCGTCGTGGGGTGTTCGACGATTAG
- the LOC111206056 gene encoding pterin-4-alpha-carbinolamine dehydratase 2, mitochondrial — MSRLLLPSLFSISRKQVLAASSFRNLYGRHSFVHWTSAAMSQDSASGGSSASGARTFCSLEDLSAKKCVPCNAKDLRAMTEQSAQELLQKVAGWDMANDNGTLKLHRSWTVKSFTKGLDFFKRVADIAESEGHHPDLHLVGWNNVKIDIWTHAIGGLTENDFILAAKINQLQVEDLLRKKKVAK; from the exons ATGAGTCGGCTCTTGCTGCCTAGCCTTTTCTCAATCTCTAGAAAACAG GTTCTAGCTGCGTCATCGTTCCGCAATCTGTACGGACGTCACAG CTTTGTTCATTGGACGAGTGCTGCTATGTCGCAAGATAGTGCATCTGGTGGCTCCTCTGCTTCTGGAGCTAGAACGTTTTGCTCCTTAGAAG ATTTGTCAGCGAAAAAGTGTGTGCCATGCAACGCTAAGGATCTGCGTGCCATGACTGAACAAAGTGCTCAAGAACTACTTCAAAAG GTTGCTGGATGGGATATGGCTAATGACAATGGTACATTAAAGCTGCATCGGTCTTGGACAGTGAAAAGTTTCACAAAGGGACTAGATTTCTTCAAACGTGTAGCTGATATCGCTGAATCAGAAG GTCATCACCCAGATTTGCATCTGGTAGGCTGGAATAATGTGAAGATCGATATATGGACACATGCCATAG GTGGTTTGACCGAGAACGACTTCATTCTAGCTGCTAAGATCAACCAGCTTCAAGTGGAAGATCTTCTGAGAAAGAAGAAAGTTGCCAAGTGA
- the LOC111206317 gene encoding DNA-binding protein DDB_G0278111-like isoform X1 has translation MADPELEAIRQRRMQELMAQHGTQQGKQGSQQNPDQERAQEDAKREADERRQMMLSQILSSQARERIARIALVKPEKARAVEDVILRAAQMGQIVEKVSEERLITLLEQINSQTSKQTKVTIQRRRGVFDD, from the exons ATG GCTGATCCTGAACTAGAAGCTATTAGACAGAGGAGGATGCAAGAGCTCATGGCTCAACATGGCACT CAGCAGGGGAAGCAAGGCAGTCAGCAGAATCCAGATCAAGAGAGAGCACAAGAAGATGCTAAAAG ggAAGCTGATGAACGTAGACAAATGATGCTTAGTCAAATATTGTCTTCCCAAGCCCGAGAGAGAA TTGCACGAATTGCACTGGTGAAACCTGAGAAAGCTAGAGCCGTAGAGGATGTTATTTTGAGGGCTGCTCAAATGGGACAGATTGTTGAgaag GTTTCTGAGGAACGGCTTATAACGCTCTTGGAACAAATAAACAGCCAAACTAGCAAACAGACAAAAGTCACG ATCCAGAGGCGTCGTGGGGTGTTCGACGATTAG
- the LOC111206055 gene encoding uncharacterized protein LOC111206055, whose translation MDKGVRDSHGDSDAGNVVSQTIREDREEDSTLREGFANESKIHEPDHQNMKLQMDDSVRDSDAGNVASQSIRETIQEHYTLREEDSKILESDHQNLKLGMDVNVGDSDAGSVVSQTIRDTRQEDSTLRKDESNKLEPDQQKRGKYFFYDTPLSEETGVWIPVSVPPMLEPDHEEWSRGLSFNGGYFPEGEMGWNQILDEDKELTMWDVIVDMLLAARGKATALASGNLESGISFFAGQHLLEQAWQEMAHTLTEANFGNAREILETEPPKWLPDSAASACMLCSVRFHPIMCSRHHCRYCGGLFCRDCSKGRSLLPVKFRVSDPQRVCDVCCVRLETVQPYLMDQVSPAAQLPTHDLTDLSTLRSWVNFPWGQSMEYEIYKATNTIRGYISKVGSSRTERSIPDAILRQAKGLAVITVARVGVMVTYRIGTGLVVARRDDGSWSPPSAISSFGLGWGAQAGGEFIDFIIVLRTREAIRTFGSNTHFVVGAGLSAAVGVTGRAVEADIRAGSGGYAACYTYSCSKGAFVGCSLEGSIFTTRTSENSRFYGSQSLAASDILLGSLPKPPAAAPLYRALGDLFQKMGSETIRSSTTSSFSED comes from the exons ATG GATAAAGGAGTTCGTGATTCTCATGGTGATTCTGATGCTGGTAATGTCGTAAGTCAAACCATCAGGGAGGATAGAGAAGAAGATTCTACCTTACGTGAAGGCTTTGCTAACGAGAGCAAAATACATGAACCAGATCATCAGAATATGAAGCTCCAAATG GATGACAGTGTTCGTGATTCTGATGCTGGTAATGTCGCAAGTCAAAGCATCAGGGAGACTATACAAGAACATTATACCTTACGTGAAGAAGATAGCAAAATACTTGAATCAGATCATCAAAATTTGAAGCTCGGAATG GATGTCAATGTTGGTGATTCTGATGCTGGTAGTGTCGTAAGTCAAACCATCAGGGATACTAGACAAGAAGATTCTACCTTACGTAAAGACGAGAGCAACAAACTTGAACCAGATCAGCAGAAGCGTGGTAAATACTTTTTCTATGACACACCACTTTCCGAAGAAACAGGTGTTTGGATACCAGTTTCAGTACCACCAATGCTGGAACCTGATCATGAGGAATGGTCAAGAGGGCTTAGCTTCAACGGTGGTTACTTCCCCGAGGGAGAGATGGGATGGAACCAGATCCTTGATGAAGACAAGGAGCTAACAATGTGGGATGTGATAGTCGATATGTTACTCGCAGCACGTGGTAAAGCAACCGCTCTTGCTTCAGGCAACCTCGAGAGCGGCATTTCATTTTTCGCGGGACAACATCTTCTCGAACAAGCTTGGCAGGAGATGGCTCACACTCTCACCGAAGCCAACTTTGGCAACGCGAGAGAGATTCTCGAAACAGAGCCACCAAAGTGGCTACCAGATAGTGCTGCTTCTGCTTGTATGCTCTGTAGCGTGAGGTTTCATCCGATCATGTGTTCGCGTCATCACTGTCGATACTGTGGAGGATTGTTCTGCAGAGACTGTTCTAAAGGAAGAAGCTTGCTTCCGGTGAAGTTCCGCGTTTCGGATCCTCAAAGGGTTTGTGATGTGTGTTGTGTGAGGCTGGAGACTGTGCAGCCTTATCTGATGGACCAAGTAAGTCCTGCTGCTCAGTTACCGACTCATGACTTGACGGATCTTAGTACGTTGAGGTCTTGGGTGAATTTTCCATGGGGACAATCTATGGAGTATGAGATTTATAAAGCAACAAACACTATCCGGGGTTATATATCCAAG GTTGGTTCTTCGAGGACTGAGAGGTCCATACCAGATGCCATTCTAAGACAAGCAAAAGGTCTTGCAGTAATCACTGTTGCCAGAGTTGGAGTGATGGTTACGTATAGAATCGGGACTGGACTTGTGGTTGCTCGTAGAGATGATGGCTCCTGGTCTCCACCTTCTGCTATCTCTTCGTTTGGTTTGGGATGGGGTGCTCAG GCAGGAGGAGAGTTCATAGACTTTATTATTGTCCTAAGAACTCGTGAGGCCATCCGAACGTTTGGGAGTAACACCCATTTTGTTGTTGGAGCTGGTTTAAGTGCTGCGGTTGGTGTGACTGGACGAGCTGTTGAAGCTGATATCCGAGCAGGGAGTGGAGGTTATGCCGCTTGCTATACCTACAGTTGCAGCAAAG GTGCATTTGTTGGATGCTCGCTTGAAGGAAGCATCTTCACAACACGTACAAGTGAGAACTCACGGTTCTATGGGAGCCAGTCTCTAGCTGCGTCAGACATCCTCCTTGGCTCTTTGCCAAAGCCACCTGCTGCTGCTCCACTCTACCGTGCCCTTGGTGATCTCTTTCAGAAGATGGGGAG TGAAACGATTCGGTCATCAACAACTTCATCGTTTTCTGAAGACTGA
- the LOC106361517 gene encoding WRKY transcription factor 71-like — translation MADHKNTSFEEKSFTSLTNCLKSSLVMDYNSLEKVFNNSSPFQPISPSSMGQIANYPYLNLNPYSPIVSSSSNEADPKESLGDKISMEDHDGDQRGVGESSKQLTKQGKGKGEKKEREARVAFMTKSDIDHLEDGYRWRKYGQKAVKDSPYPRSYYRCTTQKCNVKKRLERSSQDPSIVITTYEGKHNHPIPSGLRGPVIAEHLLGNRENGLLHSFPRHHREFLMMNHSPVNYQSVGSVPYEHSRPNSSNLREVVDYGLLQDIVPSMLLKHES, via the exons ATGGCTGATCACAAGAACACTTCTTTCGAGGAAAAATCTTTCACAAGCTTAACCAATTGCTTAAAAAGTTCATTAGTAATGGATTATAACTCACTAGAAAAAGTCTTCAATAATAGTTCCCCTTTCCAACCGATTTCACCGTCCAGTATGGGACAAATAGCGAATTACCCTTACTTAAACCTCAATCCGTATTCTCCAATAGTCTCTTCTTCCTCCAATGAAGCCGACCCTAAAGAAAGCCTCGGAGATAAGATCTCAATGGAGGATCATGACGGAGACCAACGTGGTGTTGGTGAAAGCTCCAAGCagtt GACAAAACAAGGtaaaggaaaaggagagaagaaggAAAGAGAAGCTAGGGTTGCTTTTATGACCAAAAGCGACATTGATCATCTTGAAGATGGTTATAGATGGAGAAAATACGGACAAAAAGCCGTCAAGGACAGCCCTTATCCAAG GAGTTACTATAGGTGCACAACGCAAAAATGTAACgtgaagaaacgcttagagaGATCGTCTCAAGATCCCTCGATCGTAATCACAACCTACGAAGGCAAACACAACCATCCGATCCCGTCGGGTTTGAGAGGTCCTGTCATTGCGGAACATCTATTAGGTAACCGTGAAAATGGTCTGCTCCATAGCTTCCCACGTCACCATCGAGAGTTTCTTATGATGAATCATTCTCCGGTCAATTATCAGTCGGTGGGATCTGTACCGTACGAACATAGTCGTCCTAACTCTAGTAATCTACGTGAAGTTGTTGACTATGGTCTTCTTCAAGACATTGTTCCTTCAATGCTTTTGAAGCACGAAtcttga
- the LOC111206317 gene encoding DNA-binding protein DDB_G0278111-like isoform X3: protein MADPELEAIRQRRMQELMAQHGTGKQGSQQNPDQERAQEDAKREADERRQMMLSQILSSQARERIARIALVKPEKARAVEDVILRAAQMGQIVEKVSEERLITLLEQINSQTSKQTKVTIQRRRGVFDD, encoded by the exons ATG GCTGATCCTGAACTAGAAGCTATTAGACAGAGGAGGATGCAAGAGCTCATGGCTCAACATGGCACT GGGAAGCAAGGCAGTCAGCAGAATCCAGATCAAGAGAGAGCACAAGAAGATGCTAAAAG ggAAGCTGATGAACGTAGACAAATGATGCTTAGTCAAATATTGTCTTCCCAAGCCCGAGAGAGAA TTGCACGAATTGCACTGGTGAAACCTGAGAAAGCTAGAGCCGTAGAGGATGTTATTTTGAGGGCTGCTCAAATGGGACAGATTGTTGAgaag GTTTCTGAGGAACGGCTTATAACGCTCTTGGAACAAATAAACAGCCAAACTAGCAAACAGACAAAAGTCACG ATCCAGAGGCGTCGTGGGGTGTTCGACGATTAG